One region of Thunnus albacares chromosome 20, fThuAlb1.1, whole genome shotgun sequence genomic DNA includes:
- the fbrs gene encoding autism susceptibility gene 2 protein homolog isoform X2, whose protein sequence is MEGPSRSTGSRQSRRSRSQRDRERRRRRVDLAEQRATSLSSGSEREACGTNSVLGPGGRECRPGFGRHRPPRRRKRESVSCEEDIIDGFAIASFISLEALEMDCSLKPSQRTDMLGRRNKGKRGPEENGGGPLSEPEEGAPHSYSSSCWNKSRNKRRKIEGHPLETGYICDTESDTGDKASDNDMDPVFTVSTRKVVEPAPSSMGTSMGKSCPTLPARSGVSRLMVTPRVSGLERSQEKNLEPHFPEPVSSSTSSAPFSCLPSHSPGAASGTVPRPSPMNGNGGRHNSSPPLSKPKPFLTLPGRSHSIYNINNRSNTPVKPPSSASSVASSSSSMRPPTPSTSVSLPYIRSAGSSGPLRPPSRASSGALFTSSPGLPPPPPLLQGPSHSTAADQELLRHNLNSHFLNAQEREGRRSVPGAENNGGAVGRSTPGGPSASSSTPGSSGRTSQNQPSLQPLAFQFHQHNHQHQHTHTHQHFTPFLHPTATAPPLFDKYPGKMDGLYRHPFFPPYPPPSVPSIQPVIPPTGPFSSLQGAFQPKGTGPDISARLGVVPHHLQPKDPRLTDPFGTSLKISNKPGKWCAMHVYVAWMILSHQKKVKLMQADPHKLDFRSDLLARLPGAGGLGPLGPIGGAMPPTHDLTRPPSLFSATGAVNPSSAPFISPSTPHSSFLAPAAHLDPYGRSPPFTPLGALGSGAFGGLGSPTLAGSVFGPKDSPASVVGGLSTPNHHDPWNRLHGGPSGFPTGPGWPKGADKRDERDRGKDGERRDIPHIKDEKDRDNMLYGRQPVRMSPVAPSFKPRSSTPVSHINGHSSALGGSSGPIEDLTRSLNRDRDRERDRDGDKRPLPTVSSRGPPLGPSSLVADRDRPRSSSSSVLTTPPPSNRSAQSPLDLYPRPLAPTAHSLHNEPSHSQRDSNLPISSAASASVTSLSQAKKSDRTTPVSKPPLLLPPVKVKEERKEEPEHIPITLPPPAPNHSFERPNSHPHHHRSGTPSSSSLSLTPTPGVPLPPPTPNPSSHQHLAMLDRSRTIEAYLGGAAGAAGLVVGPGGERFAHGPQQGPSQGPHSFTWDPWRELAAQQQHQHRREALALRSDPHFALRSDPHLARLLQHQRLLDAERAAAVAAAAAAANPHHPSTSTSSASNSVRQEFGLMAHHFDRPPQLGPPGGGLMDEEQRAQILREDFERARYFGHPHLPPGSHLSSPSHAATAAHLEQLHPGLLSHQLPPGAAGHQHHAGLYSRLGPLHPHSVPNGILAKTPAGLVGALAVGAPPPLIPSITSRSSTPPRGSRLAGPGELALYSAHKDGESR, encoded by the exons ATGGAGGGCCCGAGCCGAAGCACTGGATCCAGGCAGAGCCGACGGTCCCGTTCACAGCGCGACAGGGAGCGGCGGAGGAGGCGAGTGGACCTGGCCGAGCAGCGGGCCACATCCCTGTCCTCAGGCTCCGAGCGGGAGGCTTGTGGGACCAACAGTGTCCTGGGTCCCGGAGGGAGAGAGTGCCGACCCGGGTTCGGGAGACACAGGCCTCCGCGCCGGAGGAAGAGAGAGTCGGTGTCCTGCGAGGAAGACATCATTGATGGCTTCGCTATTGCGAGCTTCATCAGCCTGGAGGCATTGGAG ATGGACTGCTCTCTGAAGCCCAGTCAGCGCACTGACATGCTGGGAAGGAGGAACAAGGGGAAGAGAGGACCGGAGGAGAACGGCGGAGGGCCTCTCTCGGAGCCGGAGGAAGGAGCTCCACACAGCTACTCCAGCAGCTGTTGGAACAAGAGTagaaacaagaggagaaagataGAG GGACACCCTTTGGAGACTGGATACATC TGTGACACTGAGAGTGATACAGGAGACAAG GCCTCCGACAATGACATGGATCCAGTGTTCACAGTCAGCACAAGGAAAG TTGTGGAGCCGGCCCCCTCAAGCATGGGCACATCCATGGGCAAAAGCTGCCCGACTCTGCCGGCCCGGAGCGGCGTCTCCCGGTTGATGGTGACCCCGAGAGTATCTGGCCTAGAGCGAAGTCAAGAGAAAAACCTGGAGCCACATTTCCCAGagcctgtttcttcttctacctcttCTGCCCCCTTCTCCTGCCTGCCTTCCCACTCTCCGGGCGCAGCCTCGGGCACGGTCCCCCGGCCTAGCCCCATGAACGGTAACGGCGGCCGCCACAACAGCAGCCCGCCGCTCTCCAAACCCAAGCCCTTCCTCACTTTGCCTGGACGATCTCACTCCATctacaacatcaacaacag GAGCAACACCCCGGTCAAACCTCCATCATCTGCTTCATCTGTTGCGTCTTCCTCATCCTCAATGCGGCCCCCGACTCCCTCCACCAGTGTGTCTCTGCCCTACATCCGGAGCGCAGGATCCTCAGGGCCCCTCCGACCCCCATCCCGAGCCAGCTCTGGGGCCCTGTTCACGTCCTCGCCTGGCCTGCCTCCACCTCCCCCACTGCTACAAGGTCCTTCCCACTCAACAGCAGCAG ACCAGGAATTACTGCGCCACAATTTGAACTCCCACTTCTTGAATGCACAAGAGCGCGAGGGCAGACGCAGCGTCCCAGGGGCTGAAAACAACGGAGGAGCTGTGGGCCGCTCCACTCCCGGCGGTCCGTCAGCATCGAGTTCCACGCCGGGATCGTCGGGCCGGACGTCCCAGAACCAGCCGAGCCTCCAGCCTCTGGCCTTCCAGTTCCATCAGCACAACCACCAGCAccaacacacgcacacgcatCAACACTTCACGCCCTTCCTGCACCCCACAGCTACCGCACCGCCTCTG tttGATAAGTATCCAGGCAAGATGGACGGGCTGTACCGACACCCT TTCTTCCCACCTTACCCGCCGCCCTCAGTGCCGAGTATCCAGCCTGTGATTCCTCCCACCGGGCCTTTCAGCTCCCTGCAAGGAGCCTTTCAGCCAAAG GGAACGGGTCCTGATATATCCGCGCGGCTCGGGGTTGTGCCTCACCACCTGCAGCCCAAAGACCCCAGG CTAACTGATCCATTTGGGACATCGTTGAAAATCAGTAAT AAACCAGGAAAATGGTGTGCTATGCATGTATATGTGGCCTGGATGATTCTAAGCCATCAGAAAAAAGTAAAG CTGATGCAGGCTGATCCTCACAAGTTGGACTTCCGTAGTGACCTGCTGGCCCGTCTTCCCGGAGCTGGTGGACTGGGCCCGCTGGGACCCATAGGAGGAGCCATGCCTCCCACTCATGACCTGACTAGACCTCCCAGTCTGTTCTCAGCTACAG GTGCAGTCAATCCGTCCTCAGCTCCTTTCATATCTCCATCAACACCGCACTCCTCTTTCCTGGCACCAGCTGCACACTTGG ATCCGTATGGCCGATCCCCACCCTTCACCCCGCTGGGAGCCCTGGGTTCTGGTGCCTTTGGAGGACTTGGTAGCCCAACACTCG CGGGCTCCGTGTTTGGCCCTAAAGACTCACCAGCCAGCGTGGTCGGGGGATTGTCCACCCCTAACCATCATGACCCGTGGAATCGCCTACACGGCGGCCCGTCTGGATTCCCTACTGGCCCTGGCTGGCCTAAAGGGGCGGACAAGAGGGACGAAAGGGATcgagggaaggatggagagaggagagacataCCCCACATCAAAGATGAAAAGGACAG AGATAATATGCTGTATGGCCGACAACCTGTGAGAATGTCTCCAGTTGCTCCTTCCTTCAAGCCCCGCAGTAGCACGCCAGTCTCCCACATTAACGGTCACAGCAGTGCCCTGGGGGGCAGCAGCGGGCCTATTGAGGACCTGACACGCAGCCTAAATAGAGACAGAGACCGCGAGCGGGACAGAGATGGGGACAAGAGGCCGCTGCCGACAGTGTCTTCAAGGGGGCCTCCTCTTGGCCCTTCGTCTTTAGTAGCAGACAGGGACAGACCACGGTCTTCCTCATCCTCCGTGCTCACTACTCCCCCACCCTCCAACCGCTCAGCCCAATCTCCTTTGGACCTTTACCCCCGCCCACTGGCCCCAACAGCACATAGCCTCCACAATGAACCCTCACACTCCCAAAGAGACAGCAACCTCCCTATTTCCTCCGCAGCCTCTGCCTCTGTCACTTCTTTGTCTCAGGCCAAGAAGTCTGATCGGACCACACCTGTCTCCAAACCTCCCCTGCTTCTCCCGCCAGTTAAAGTCAAAGAGGAGCGAAAAGAGGAGCCGGAGCATATCCCCATCACCCTGCCTCCCCCAGCACCCAACCACAGCTTTGAGCGCCCTAACAGCCATCCACATCACCACAGATCTGGTAccccttcatcttcctctctatcacTGACTCCTACTCCTGGTGTTCCCCTCCCACCGCCCACTCCAAATCCTTCTTCCCACCAACACCTTGCCATGCTAGACCGCTCAAGGACCATTGAAGCGTATCTGGGGGGCGCGGCAGGTGCTGCAGGGTTGGTAGTGGGTCCAGGCGGAGAACGTTTCGCCCATGGTCCACAACAAGGACCTTCACAGGGTCCACACAGCTTCACTTGGGACCCCTGGAGGGAGCTGGCAGCTcagcagcaacatcagcatCGTAGGGAGGCTTTGGCACTTCGGTCAGACCCTCACTTTGCCCTGCGTTCCGATCCACATCTGGCCCGGCTGCTCCAGCATCAACGCCTTCTGGATGCAGAGAGGGCTGCGGCTGTAgcggctgcagctgcagcagccaaCCCTCACCACCCTTCCACGTCTACCTCTTCTGCCTCCAACTCTGTCCGCCAGGAGTTCGGCCTGATGGCCCATCACTTTGACCGCCCTCCTCAGCTCGGACCTCCAGGAGGAGGGCTGATGGACGAGGAGCAGCGTGCCCAGATCCTGAGGGAAGACTTTGAGCGGGCTCGCTACTTTGGGCACCCACACCTTCCTCCTGGCTCTCACCTCTCAAGCCCCTCTcatgctgctactgctgctcaCCTGGAGCAGCTCCACCCTGGCCTTCTCTCACACCAACTACCCCCAGGAGCAGCCGGGCATCAGCATCACGCAGGTCTCTACTCTCGTCTAGGCCCACTACACCCACACAGTGTGCCCAACGGCATCCTGGCAAAGACCCCTGCAGGCTTGGTGGGAGCTCTGGCAGTGGGGGCACCGCCTCCACTCATTCCGTCCATCACCAGCCGGTCGTCCACACCTCCCCGCGGTTCTAGACTTGCAGGGCCAGGTGAGCTGGCACTGTACAGCGCCCACAAAGATGGAGAGTCCAGATAG
- the fbrs gene encoding autism susceptibility gene 2 protein homolog isoform X1, whose protein sequence is MEGPSRSTGSRQSRRSRSQRDRERRRRRVDLAEQRATSLSSGSEREACGTNSVLGPGGRECRPGFGRHRPPRRRKRESVSCEEDIIDGFAIASFISLEALEMDCSLKPSQRTDMLGRRNKGKRGPEENGGGPLSEPEEGAPHSYSSSCWNKSRNKRRKIEGHPLETGYICDTESDTGDKASDNDMDPVFTVSTRKVVEPAPSSMGTSMGKSCPTLPARSGVSRLMVTPRVSGLERSQEKNLEPHFPEPVSSSTSSAPFSCLPSHSPGAASGTVPRPSPMNGNGGRHNSSPPLSKPKPFLTLPGRSHSIYNINNRSNTPVKPPSSASSVASSSSSMRPPTPSTSVSLPYIRSAGSSGPLRPPSRASSGALFTSSPGLPPPPPLLQGPSHSTAADQELLRHNLNSHFLNAQEREGRRSVPGAENNGGAVGRSTPGGPSASSSTPGSSGRTSQNQPSLQPLAFQFHQHNHQHQHTHTHQHFTPFLHPTATAPPLFDKYPGKMDGLYRHPFFPPYPPPSVPSIQPVIPPTGPFSSLQGAFQPKPLVPQGTGPDISARLGVVPHHLQPKDPRLTDPFGTSLKISNKPGKWCAMHVYVAWMILSHQKKVKLMQADPHKLDFRSDLLARLPGAGGLGPLGPIGGAMPPTHDLTRPPSLFSATGAVNPSSAPFISPSTPHSSFLAPAAHLDPYGRSPPFTPLGALGSGAFGGLGSPTLAGSVFGPKDSPASVVGGLSTPNHHDPWNRLHGGPSGFPTGPGWPKGADKRDERDRGKDGERRDIPHIKDEKDRDNMLYGRQPVRMSPVAPSFKPRSSTPVSHINGHSSALGGSSGPIEDLTRSLNRDRDRERDRDGDKRPLPTVSSRGPPLGPSSLVADRDRPRSSSSSVLTTPPPSNRSAQSPLDLYPRPLAPTAHSLHNEPSHSQRDSNLPISSAASASVTSLSQAKKSDRTTPVSKPPLLLPPVKVKEERKEEPEHIPITLPPPAPNHSFERPNSHPHHHRSGTPSSSSLSLTPTPGVPLPPPTPNPSSHQHLAMLDRSRTIEAYLGGAAGAAGLVVGPGGERFAHGPQQGPSQGPHSFTWDPWRELAAQQQHQHRREALALRSDPHFALRSDPHLARLLQHQRLLDAERAAAVAAAAAAANPHHPSTSTSSASNSVRQEFGLMAHHFDRPPQLGPPGGGLMDEEQRAQILREDFERARYFGHPHLPPGSHLSSPSHAATAAHLEQLHPGLLSHQLPPGAAGHQHHAGLYSRLGPLHPHSVPNGILAKTPAGLVGALAVGAPPPLIPSITSRSSTPPRGSRLAGPGELALYSAHKDGESR, encoded by the exons ATGGAGGGCCCGAGCCGAAGCACTGGATCCAGGCAGAGCCGACGGTCCCGTTCACAGCGCGACAGGGAGCGGCGGAGGAGGCGAGTGGACCTGGCCGAGCAGCGGGCCACATCCCTGTCCTCAGGCTCCGAGCGGGAGGCTTGTGGGACCAACAGTGTCCTGGGTCCCGGAGGGAGAGAGTGCCGACCCGGGTTCGGGAGACACAGGCCTCCGCGCCGGAGGAAGAGAGAGTCGGTGTCCTGCGAGGAAGACATCATTGATGGCTTCGCTATTGCGAGCTTCATCAGCCTGGAGGCATTGGAG ATGGACTGCTCTCTGAAGCCCAGTCAGCGCACTGACATGCTGGGAAGGAGGAACAAGGGGAAGAGAGGACCGGAGGAGAACGGCGGAGGGCCTCTCTCGGAGCCGGAGGAAGGAGCTCCACACAGCTACTCCAGCAGCTGTTGGAACAAGAGTagaaacaagaggagaaagataGAG GGACACCCTTTGGAGACTGGATACATC TGTGACACTGAGAGTGATACAGGAGACAAG GCCTCCGACAATGACATGGATCCAGTGTTCACAGTCAGCACAAGGAAAG TTGTGGAGCCGGCCCCCTCAAGCATGGGCACATCCATGGGCAAAAGCTGCCCGACTCTGCCGGCCCGGAGCGGCGTCTCCCGGTTGATGGTGACCCCGAGAGTATCTGGCCTAGAGCGAAGTCAAGAGAAAAACCTGGAGCCACATTTCCCAGagcctgtttcttcttctacctcttCTGCCCCCTTCTCCTGCCTGCCTTCCCACTCTCCGGGCGCAGCCTCGGGCACGGTCCCCCGGCCTAGCCCCATGAACGGTAACGGCGGCCGCCACAACAGCAGCCCGCCGCTCTCCAAACCCAAGCCCTTCCTCACTTTGCCTGGACGATCTCACTCCATctacaacatcaacaacag GAGCAACACCCCGGTCAAACCTCCATCATCTGCTTCATCTGTTGCGTCTTCCTCATCCTCAATGCGGCCCCCGACTCCCTCCACCAGTGTGTCTCTGCCCTACATCCGGAGCGCAGGATCCTCAGGGCCCCTCCGACCCCCATCCCGAGCCAGCTCTGGGGCCCTGTTCACGTCCTCGCCTGGCCTGCCTCCACCTCCCCCACTGCTACAAGGTCCTTCCCACTCAACAGCAGCAG ACCAGGAATTACTGCGCCACAATTTGAACTCCCACTTCTTGAATGCACAAGAGCGCGAGGGCAGACGCAGCGTCCCAGGGGCTGAAAACAACGGAGGAGCTGTGGGCCGCTCCACTCCCGGCGGTCCGTCAGCATCGAGTTCCACGCCGGGATCGTCGGGCCGGACGTCCCAGAACCAGCCGAGCCTCCAGCCTCTGGCCTTCCAGTTCCATCAGCACAACCACCAGCAccaacacacgcacacgcatCAACACTTCACGCCCTTCCTGCACCCCACAGCTACCGCACCGCCTCTG tttGATAAGTATCCAGGCAAGATGGACGGGCTGTACCGACACCCT TTCTTCCCACCTTACCCGCCGCCCTCAGTGCCGAGTATCCAGCCTGTGATTCCTCCCACCGGGCCTTTCAGCTCCCTGCAAGGAGCCTTTCAGCCAAAG CCTCTTGTCCCTCAGGGAACGGGTCCTGATATATCCGCGCGGCTCGGGGTTGTGCCTCACCACCTGCAGCCCAAAGACCCCAGG CTAACTGATCCATTTGGGACATCGTTGAAAATCAGTAAT AAACCAGGAAAATGGTGTGCTATGCATGTATATGTGGCCTGGATGATTCTAAGCCATCAGAAAAAAGTAAAG CTGATGCAGGCTGATCCTCACAAGTTGGACTTCCGTAGTGACCTGCTGGCCCGTCTTCCCGGAGCTGGTGGACTGGGCCCGCTGGGACCCATAGGAGGAGCCATGCCTCCCACTCATGACCTGACTAGACCTCCCAGTCTGTTCTCAGCTACAG GTGCAGTCAATCCGTCCTCAGCTCCTTTCATATCTCCATCAACACCGCACTCCTCTTTCCTGGCACCAGCTGCACACTTGG ATCCGTATGGCCGATCCCCACCCTTCACCCCGCTGGGAGCCCTGGGTTCTGGTGCCTTTGGAGGACTTGGTAGCCCAACACTCG CGGGCTCCGTGTTTGGCCCTAAAGACTCACCAGCCAGCGTGGTCGGGGGATTGTCCACCCCTAACCATCATGACCCGTGGAATCGCCTACACGGCGGCCCGTCTGGATTCCCTACTGGCCCTGGCTGGCCTAAAGGGGCGGACAAGAGGGACGAAAGGGATcgagggaaggatggagagaggagagacataCCCCACATCAAAGATGAAAAGGACAG AGATAATATGCTGTATGGCCGACAACCTGTGAGAATGTCTCCAGTTGCTCCTTCCTTCAAGCCCCGCAGTAGCACGCCAGTCTCCCACATTAACGGTCACAGCAGTGCCCTGGGGGGCAGCAGCGGGCCTATTGAGGACCTGACACGCAGCCTAAATAGAGACAGAGACCGCGAGCGGGACAGAGATGGGGACAAGAGGCCGCTGCCGACAGTGTCTTCAAGGGGGCCTCCTCTTGGCCCTTCGTCTTTAGTAGCAGACAGGGACAGACCACGGTCTTCCTCATCCTCCGTGCTCACTACTCCCCCACCCTCCAACCGCTCAGCCCAATCTCCTTTGGACCTTTACCCCCGCCCACTGGCCCCAACAGCACATAGCCTCCACAATGAACCCTCACACTCCCAAAGAGACAGCAACCTCCCTATTTCCTCCGCAGCCTCTGCCTCTGTCACTTCTTTGTCTCAGGCCAAGAAGTCTGATCGGACCACACCTGTCTCCAAACCTCCCCTGCTTCTCCCGCCAGTTAAAGTCAAAGAGGAGCGAAAAGAGGAGCCGGAGCATATCCCCATCACCCTGCCTCCCCCAGCACCCAACCACAGCTTTGAGCGCCCTAACAGCCATCCACATCACCACAGATCTGGTAccccttcatcttcctctctatcacTGACTCCTACTCCTGGTGTTCCCCTCCCACCGCCCACTCCAAATCCTTCTTCCCACCAACACCTTGCCATGCTAGACCGCTCAAGGACCATTGAAGCGTATCTGGGGGGCGCGGCAGGTGCTGCAGGGTTGGTAGTGGGTCCAGGCGGAGAACGTTTCGCCCATGGTCCACAACAAGGACCTTCACAGGGTCCACACAGCTTCACTTGGGACCCCTGGAGGGAGCTGGCAGCTcagcagcaacatcagcatCGTAGGGAGGCTTTGGCACTTCGGTCAGACCCTCACTTTGCCCTGCGTTCCGATCCACATCTGGCCCGGCTGCTCCAGCATCAACGCCTTCTGGATGCAGAGAGGGCTGCGGCTGTAgcggctgcagctgcagcagccaaCCCTCACCACCCTTCCACGTCTACCTCTTCTGCCTCCAACTCTGTCCGCCAGGAGTTCGGCCTGATGGCCCATCACTTTGACCGCCCTCCTCAGCTCGGACCTCCAGGAGGAGGGCTGATGGACGAGGAGCAGCGTGCCCAGATCCTGAGGGAAGACTTTGAGCGGGCTCGCTACTTTGGGCACCCACACCTTCCTCCTGGCTCTCACCTCTCAAGCCCCTCTcatgctgctactgctgctcaCCTGGAGCAGCTCCACCCTGGCCTTCTCTCACACCAACTACCCCCAGGAGCAGCCGGGCATCAGCATCACGCAGGTCTCTACTCTCGTCTAGGCCCACTACACCCACACAGTGTGCCCAACGGCATCCTGGCAAAGACCCCTGCAGGCTTGGTGGGAGCTCTGGCAGTGGGGGCACCGCCTCCACTCATTCCGTCCATCACCAGCCGGTCGTCCACACCTCCCCGCGGTTCTAGACTTGCAGGGCCAGGTGAGCTGGCACTGTACAGCGCCCACAAAGATGGAGAGTCCAGATAG